One stretch of Meriones unguiculatus strain TT.TT164.6M chromosome 7, Bangor_MerUng_6.1, whole genome shotgun sequence DNA includes these proteins:
- the Rtl1 gene encoding retrotransposon-like protein 1 gives MIEPSEDSFETMMELKNPSSKQMESSEGSSNTVEEAPGSSGAQAEVVGSDSGPAQESKKPPSGPPEEMQELPTDPLQDMEEPFSGPHEEGEASPNDQNTEESYDSSQQEETDSFSDESESLEDPPINVSETPSEEDDTDLSDDDDEDDDDEEDEDEEGDQPEKSPEEIMAMMGSIISTYLRMQDVQEQQRLAERIVMRAIDEGRLPPIRPFSGDRRDYHEFIVLCQVTLQSYPAMFYNDPLRVKFVMRHLCDLALDWANDLVEQNSPVIYDFSAFLEAMSEKFEYRNTLRMAENAMFNIRQGNRSVADYINEFQSLIPTLGWPDEVLQAHLCQGLNEDIRHYLFRIPQPESLENLFVLVLQIEDKLAERRAVLRLPPESRPRNMNWMDSPAPEKWMVSSWLSHVCDPNIDRDHLFLLLLVRVNPYHSVAVRALVDSGAEGNYMDERFAQEHYVELYEKKYPQTIQTVDGSLIGNEPVWLYTEPLLCVHQKHYESIEFDIVPSPNFSVILGMKWLRTHDPEIDWYRGRCTFHSPYCLRNCFQAPPPCIALEKYSFSLLPGLPPTYSDLADVFNPKEEADDETSDQPSSDGSDDLSESEPSELQQAGDSDHRDVFFECRPRKAAKPLRSRIEDKAREQEEYWVLYDMLTDRQDYIQMIPELFDQLHGAAWFTKLEVLGGEVKEENGNYSFTRTEDTWRAAFGLTMHQMRCYRPFTQNSYSDEADNEIHYILKDILGLYVICHRNEVLVYSMSQEEHSLHVRQVLVRFRYHNVYCSLDKSQFHRQTAEILGFVLSPKGVKLNKTLMNLITECPVPLNRRCLQSVIELVYPYRHFVEHFALIAEPLVRQLLSTEPFSWGEEEQEAFESLKRAFRRSPILYHPKPQNPFYLETGTNGPFLYASLLQTDEATGKKATCAFYSRHLSPIEVEYPQVEMRILPIRASFMVWCRYLENTEEPIMILLNTEDLASLNNDRLTVLLPGHWVFFFSHFNFDVMELPDHRDPRALYLGRGRILRGLKGSYMRPLLLLAMRGGHREPLSDSEDEDEEDSEYSEEESEQDSLNEPNSLQELLSAIPINQVLNSFLARFRVAQMRSVVLHFFRGLLFWKNVMGVAALLVMMRVRQQELSPLPAPSLEVARPQPQPTLRLILDSTLIASSGMAAAIAQLLNQMPQVVGANNIPAQHLAELFLSPRCWSRNALHTQPPRGIRFTPGFWMTLCEFFGVRANPEEDSFPDPHQHRYLELHVVGDEDVVLREALQDDLQRYRQCGLHDGLQDTSQDAQDNDVQEEDLLDREEAVTVRPRNLMDPEVLDFLNNRLLYILGADGRLTLLSRGEVSRALARFFTMAFRMANLSTARERARLEELSDSDDELD, from the coding sequence ATGATAGAACCCTCTGAAGACTCATTTGAGACGATGATGGAGCTTAAGAatccatcatcaaaacaaatggAGTCCTCCGAGGGCTCATCCAACACCGTTGAGGAGGCACCAGGCAGCAGCGGAGCGCAGGCGGAGGTGGTGGGCTCAGACAGTGGCCCAGCCCAGGAAAGCAAGAAGCCACCCAGTGGCCCCCCCGAGGAAATGCAAGAGCTTCCCACTGATCCACTACAAGACATGGAGGAGCCATTCAGTGGCCCACATGAAGAAGGAGAGGCTTCACCCAATGACCAAAACACGGAGGAGTCATATGATAGTTCACAACAGGAAGAGACGGATTCATTCAGTGATGAATCTGAAAGCCTGGAGGATCCACCAATCAACGTATCTGAGACCCCGTCAGAGGAAGATGACACTGACctaagtgatgatgatgatgaggatgacgatgatgaggaggatgaggatgaaGAGGGGGACCAACCCGAAAAATCTCCAGAAGAAATCATGGCCATGATGGGGTCCATCATCAGCACGTACCTCCGAATGCAAGACGTCCAAGAACAACAGAGATTGGCAGAGCGCATCGTGATGCGAGCCATTGATGAAGGCCGCCTGCCCCCCATCAGGCCCTTCTCTGGAGATCGCAGAGATTACCATGAGTTCATTGTGCTCTGCCAAGTGACCCTACAGAGCTACCCAGCAATGTTCTACAACGATCCCCTGCGGGTCAAGTTTGTCATGCGCCACCTGTGTGACCTGGCCTTAGACTGGGCCAACGACCTGGTGGAGCAGAACAGCCCAGTGATATACGACTTCTCGGCCTTCCTTGAGGCCATGTCAGAAAAGTTTGAGTACCGGAATACACTGCGCATGGCCGAAAACGCCATGTTCAACATCAGGCAGGGCAATCGCTCCGTGGCTGACTACATCAATGAGTTCCAGAGTCTGATACCCACCTTAGGCTGGCCAGATGAAGTCCTGCAGGCCCACCTATGCCAGGGGCTCAATGAAGACATCAGGCATTATCTCTTCCGGATCCCTCAGCCAGAATCCCTGGAGAACCTGTTCGTGCTGGTCCTGCAAATTGAAGATAAGCTGGCAGAGAGAAGGGCCGTGCTCAGGCTGCCCCCGGAGTCCCGCCCCCGGAACATGAACTGGATGGACTCACCTGCCCCGGAGAAGTGGATGGTGAGCAGCTGGCTGTCCCATGTGTGCGATCCCAACATTGATCGTGACCACCtcttcctgctgctcctggtgAGGGTGAATCCCTACCACAGCGTCGCGGTGCGGGCCCTGGTGGACTCAGGAGCAGAAGGGAACTACATGGATGAGAGGTTCGCCCAAGAACACTACGTGGAGCTCTATGAGAAAAAGTATCCACAGACGATCCAAACCGTGGATGGCTCCCTGATCGGCAATGAACCCGTCTGGCTGTACACTGAACCCCTGCTGTGTGTCCACCAGAAACACTATGAGTCCATCGAATTTGACATCGTACCTTCACCCAACTTCTCCGTGATCTTAGGCATGAAGTGGCTCCGAACCCACGACCCCGAAATTGACTGGTACAGAGGCCGCTGCACCTTCCACTCTCCCTACTGCCTGAGGAATTGCTTCCAGGCACCCCCACCATGCATCGCTCTGGAGAAATACAGCTTCAGCCTGCTGCCCGGATTGCCACCAACATACTCAGACCTGGCCGACGTGTTTAACCCGAAGGaagaagcagatgatgagacttccGACCAGCCAAGCTCAGACGGATCCGATGATCTTTCTGAATCAGAGCCCTCTGAGCTTCAGCAGGCTGGAGACAGTGATCACAGAGACGTCTTTTTCGAGTGTCGTCCCAGAAAGGCTGCGAAACCTCTGCGTTCCAGGATAGAAGACAAAGCCAGGGAGCAAGAGGAATACTGGGTACTATATGACATGCTGACTGACAGACAGGACTACATACAGATGATACCAGAACTGTTTGACCAGTTACATGGAGCTGCATGGTTCACAAAACTAGAGGTACTTGGGGGTGAGGTTAAGGAAGAGAATGGGAACTACAGCTTCACACGCACAGAAGACACATGGAGAGCGGCATTCGGGTTGACCATGCACCAGATGAGATGCTACCGGCCCTTCACACAAAACTCCTACTCTGACGAAGCTGACAACGAAATTCACTATATCCTAAAAGACATCCTAGGTCTCTACGTGATCTGCCACAGGAACGAGGTCCTGGTCTACTCCATGAGCCAAGAGGAGCACTCCCTGCATGTCCGCCAAGTCCTGGTCCGCTTCCGCTACCACAACGTCTACTGCTCATTAGACAAAAGCCAGTTCCACCGCCAGACCGCAGAAATCTTGGGCTTCGTCCTGTCCCCCAAAGGGGTAAAACTGAACAAGACCCTCATGAACCTTATCACGGAGTGCCCTGTCCCCCTCAACAGAAGGTGCCTACAAAGCGTGATTGAGCTCGTCTACCCCTATCGCCACTTCGTGGAGCACTTCGCCCTCATCGCGGAGCCCCTGGTAAGGCAGCTGCTGAGCACAGAGCCCTTCTCCTGgggggaagaggagcaggaggccTTTGAGTCCCTGAAGAGGGCATTCCGCAGGTCGCCCATCCTCTACCACCCGAAGCCTCAGAACCCATTCTACTTGGAGACAGGCACCAACGGGCCATTCCTCTATGCCTCCCTGCTCCAGACTGATGAGGCAACCGGCAAAAAAGCTACCTGCGCTTTCTACTCACGACACCTCTCCCCAATCGAGGTAGAGTACCCTCAAGTGGAGATGAGGATCCTCCCAATCCGGGCTTCCTTCATGGTGTGGTGCCGCTACCTGGAGAACACCGAGGAGCCCATCATGATCCTTCTCAACACAGAGGATCTAGCCTCTCTGAATAATGACAGGCTCACCGTACTTCTCCCCGGGCATTGGGTCTTCTTCTTTTCTCACTTCAACTTTGATGTTATGGAGCTGCCTGATCACCGTGATCCCCGAGCCCTGTACCTTGGGAGAGGTCGAATTCTTAGAGGCTTAAAAGGAAGCTATATGCGaccactgctgctgctggccaTGCGGGGAGGCCACAGGGAGCCACTCTCTGATTCTGAGGACGAGGACGAGGAGGACAGCGAATACAGCGAAGAAGAATCAGAACAAGATTCGCTGAATGAGCCAAATAGCTTGCAGGAGCTCCTGTCTGCCATCCCAATAAACCAGGTCCTCAACAGCTTCCTAGCCCGCTTTAGGGTGGCCCAAATGCGATCCGTTGTCCTACATTTCTTCCGGGGCCTGCTCTTTTGGAAGAACGTCATGGGGGTGGCAGCCCTCCTAGTGATGATGAGGGTGAGGCAGCAGGAGCTCTCCCCACTGCCTGCCCCCTCTTTGGAGGTGGCCAGGCCTCAGCCCCAGCCCACACTCCGACTCATCCTGGACTCAACCCTTATCGCAAGCAGTGGCATGGCCGCAGCCATCGCCCAACTGCTCAACCAGATGCCCCAAGTAGTGGGTGCCAATAACATCCCTGCTCAACACCTGGCTGAGCTGTTCCTGAGCCCGAGGTGCTGGAGTCGGAATGCCCTGCACACACAACCCCCACGGGGCATACGGTTCACCCCTGGGTTCTGGATGACCCTGTGTGAGTTCTTCGGGGTGAGAGCCAACCCCGAGGAGGACAGTTTTCCTGACCCGCACCAGCACCGATACCTAGAGCTGCACGTCGTTGGTGATGAAGATGTCGTCTTGCGAGAAGCCCTGCAAGACGACCTGCAACGTTACCGTCAGTGTGGCCTGCATGACGGCCTGCAAGACACCTCGCAGGACGCGCAGGACAACGACGTGCAAGAAGAGGACCTGCTTGACCGAGAAGAAGCGGTCACCGTCCGCCCACGAAACCTGATGGACCCCGAGGTCCTAGACTTCCTCAACAACCGCCTACTCTACATCCTTGGTGCCGATGGCCGGCTTACTCTGCTTAGCAGAGGTGAGGTGTCCCGGGCCCTCGCACGATTCTTCACCATGGCCTTCAGAATGGCCAACCTTTCCACAGCCAGGGAACGGGCAAGGCTGGAAGAACTGTCTGATTCAGATGATGAACTTGACTAA